A genomic window from Nicotiana sylvestris chromosome 11, ASM39365v2, whole genome shotgun sequence includes:
- the LOC138882367 gene encoding uncharacterized protein yields MFYAYGSSIAGWNHCRPVIAIDATFLKSKYRGVLMISVSKDANNQIFPLAFGIAESENNNSYEWYFSQLRNAIGSRENLIFLSDRHQAIANGIVKVYPESHHGICIYHLEQNLKRRKVKSEVIKLFQSAARVYKRKEFDIYMSDIANVDKKTYDYLMEEPPERWARSCSPQRRYDMLTTNIVESMNSVLLEARELPILRMMDFIQVKLQHWFYERRNKAEGTFYDVSCWVEEELKNRIDLAFTLNVFPVDSWRSRVEEEGITFLVDLNKRTCDCFQFQLDELPCIHAIAAIEKRNIKKSDFCSHWYLKESWLKTYERQIHPVGHTDSWIVPESVKSQIVKPPDFKVPPGRRQKKRHIPATEPSKITFKCGRCRRIGHNRTACIYSPALHPFSRKHREE; encoded by the exons atgttttacGCATATGGATCATCGATAGCTGGTTGGAATCATTGTAGACCAGTGATTGCTATTGATGCGACTTTTTTGAAGTCAAAATATCGTGGTGTTTTAATGATTTCAGTTTCAAAAGATGCAAATAACCAAATTTTCCCATTAGCCTTTGGAATAGCAGAATCTGAAAACAACAATTCCTATGAGTGGTACTTTAGTCAGCTTCGCAATGCAATTGGGAGCCGTgagaatttgatttttttatcaGACAGGCATCAAGCTATTGCAAATGGCATTGTAAAGGTATATCCTGAAAGCCATCATGGGATTTGCATCTATCATTTGGAGCAGAACCTAAAGCGAAGAAAGGTGAAAAGTGAGGTCATAAAACTTTTCCAAAGTGCTGCAAGAGTATACAAGCGTAAAGAATTTGACATATACATGTCAGAtattgcaaatgtagataagaaaACTTATGACTACTTGATGGAAGAACCACCGGAAAGATGGGCACGTTCTTGTAGTCCACAACGAAGATATGACATGCTCACAACAAATATAGTTGAGTCGATGAATTCAGTGCTATTAGAAGCAAGGGAGCTGCCTATACTAAGAATGATGGATTTCATTCAAGTGAAGCTACAACATTGGTtttatgaaagaagaaataaagcaGAAGGAACATTTTATGATGTTTCTTGTTGGGTAGAGGAGGAATTGAAGAACAGAATAGATTTAGCATTTACTTTGAAC GTCTTCCCTGTTGATTCATGGCgttctagagttgaagaagaaggaataaCTTTCTTGGTGGACTTAAACAAAAGAACATGTGATTGTTTTCAATTTCAACTTGATGAATTACCATGCATACATGCAATTGCAGCTATCGAGAAGAGAAACATCAAGAAGTCTGACTTTTGTTCGCACTGGTACTTAAAGGAATCTTGGCTGAAAACATATGAAAGACAAATACATCCTGTAGGACATACTGATTCATGGATTGTACCAGAGAGTGTTAAGTCACAAATTGTTAAACCTCCAGATTTCAAAGTGCCACCAGGTAGAAGGCAAAAGAAAAGGCATATTCCTGCTACCGAGccatcaaaaataacattcaaATGTGGTCGTTGCAGAAGAATTGGTCATAATAGAACAGCTTGTATATATTCTCCGGCACTCCATCCATTTTCAAGAAAGCATAGAGAAGAGTAG